From the Zymoseptoria tritici IPO323 chromosome 2, whole genome shotgun sequence genome, the window ACGCTCGGCCTTGCAGCCGTCTTACCGGACAGCCAGCCAGCCCTCCGTCACAGCTCACGCAGATCCCGAAACAATTTGAAATGTAGAGCAATGGCATCATTACCGTTCTAGAACGCACGCCAAAACACTCGACTCATGCGCCCTTGATGGTCCGTTGCTATGAGTACCCCTCCATCTGAGTGACGTAAAGTGGTGGAGGGGAACAATGGTTGTCCATTATTCCATACATATAGAAGTTGCTGCCCCGATTCTCGTGAGCTCCCATCGTAACCACATACACATCCACATACCACCTCACCAAACACATCGAAAACCACACTATACAAAATGTCAGGACTCAAGGACAAGATTCTGGGCAAAGCCGGCAAGGCTCTCTCGCAGGGCTCCAGCCTGCCTGCTACCGGCCCATTGAAGGAGAATGACCCGCATACTGGCACCGTTGACTTGGCTAAGTTGCAGGGAAAAAGTGAGTTCACACTGCCGAACTACCACAGGCCCACGGATACAGCTCCACTGACACCTCGTGTCCGCAGACATCATTGTGGGCGTGCCTGGAGCGTTTACTCCGCCATGCTCCTCGCAAGTCCCCGGCTACGTCGAGAAGGCCGACGCTTTCAAGGCGAAGGGCGTGAACGGAATCTACATCGTTGCTGTGAATGACCAGTTTGTTGTTCAGGCTTGGAAGGAGGTAAGAAAGATCTCTACACCACACAACACGTACCCTCGCCCTTCAAGCATGGCTGACCCATCCTTCTTCCGCCGTTGCAGAAGCTAGGCGCTAAGCATGAGAATGTGCACTTCTTGGCCGACGACACCGGTGCGTTCACCGAGGCGGCGGGCATGTCTTTCGACGCTTCTGGTCTTTTGGGCAACAACCGCTCGTCGAGATACGTTGCCGTGGTAGAGTCGGGGAAGGTCACTCATGTCTTCAAGGAGGATGAGGCACCATCTGTTACTGTTACCGCTGCGGATGCGGTTTTGGGACATCTGTAGATGGTCAATAGGAGGATAGAAAGATACCAGGTCTTCCCGTATGATTGATAAATGAGGCCTTTGTTGTCCGAACCAGTTCTTGTATCGTCAGTCGACAGACATCGTTCAATTTGTGGCCTTTATTGTCGCCAGAAGATTTTGTCGAACCCGAGCATTCGGATCGCGATCCCACGCGCCGCCCACCTCacgccatcaccatcacGCGCTGTGGAGGTGACGTCACCTGCACGACAACCTCTGCGTGCTTTTCATCTTGTCGCTGCATGGCAAACTCGAAATCGCGCACACTACGCTACAAGACATATTCACAGCACTGCCTCATGATACTCCGATTCGCCACTCCACACCATGGCGCCGGTgcggaagaagagcaagctCGACGATGACAGCGCCCACGATAACAACAAACCGGAGGCAGGTCCGGCCCAAGCAACGAAGGATATGGACATGAAGGATGCGCCTGCGTCCGACTCCACAGCGAAAACTCCCTCCTCCCGACCCGGCAGCTGGTACACCACCTCTCCATGGCGAAGCATCAGCAAAGCGGCACCCGTCCTGGCACAAGTCGCCCGTGAAAGCATATCCGTAGCTCAAGGCGTAAGctcatcctcgagcgaaGCGCGGCAGTCCGGTGAGGGCAAAGAGCTTGGGGAGGatgcggcgacgacgagacgGAGACCCTCATCGAATGTGAGCAAGAGTTTCAAGGGTAGCAGTCGGAAGAGCGATCCTCTGTTGGCGGAGGCTACGAGGGTGAATGCGACGAGTAGTGTGCCGAGCGTGCCGAAGGGGAAGAAGAGTCTGGGGGAGAAGACTGGGATGAAGAGTCGGGAGAGTGTGGCGGTGGTCAAGGAAGGGAAGGATGGGAAGGTGGATGTTGAGCCGGCGCCGATGCCTCCGGATgtggtgatggaggatgtggatTTGAAGGATGTAGATGCGGAGCAGGATACGGATAAGTCGACGTCGAGGGTCACGTCTGGTACTTGGTTTGGGTGGTGGTCCAGACCAGACAGTTCAGACGCCATGGCTACAACGAAAAGCGCGAACAAGGCAAAGCTGGACGATGCGGAGAATGAAGCCAGCACGACTCCCTTGCCAGGTTCGCCAGAGGAGCAGGCACAGCCGAGTTTTGGCACGGACACAACAGGTTCGAGCCAGACGACAAAGGGCGAAGATCTGTCTGGAAAGTTGAAGCCCGAGATGAGTGTGAATGCAGCAAGCGATAGATCTTGGTTTGGACTTTGGAGTAGTAAGCAGAACGAACAAGCCGTTGTGGAGGAGCAAGCACGACGTAAAAGTGTTGCAGAAGTTCAGCAGGAGCCAGATGTTGCAGTATCGGCAGACGCTGGACGCACCGCGGACGAAAGCCAGCAGGATGGtgctgcgaaggaggagcagaAAGTGAAGGTGGATGACCGGCCTACAAGCAAAGAAGCAGAGCAACCGAAGTCCTCTGGATGGGCGTTCTGGTCGAAGGAGCCATCGGCCAGCGTGGCCCAAAAACAGGTGGGCGAGCTAGCTGTAGCTGACACGCCATCACAAAGCCATCCAGAAGCCGCTCAGTTCAACCAGGAGCCGCAGCAAGCGAAGACCGAAGAACCGACACGGCTCGGACGAAGCAGCTCTTTGCTGCGGCTAAAGCGTGGTAGAAATACATCAAAGGACCTGTCAGGAGAAACGACGGCTGCGACAACACCCACTACGTCGGAATCTAAGACACCAGTGGAGACACCTGAAGCCTCTCCTGCTCCGACATCTCGAGCAAAGAAAGCTGTGCAAATCCAACCGAATCTCGTCTTGCCTTTGTTTCGCGACACCTATGCCAGCGCGCCCAATCCTGGTTACATCGACCGACTGACAAACTACATCGGTCAAACATTACACCTATCCGATCCCACACGCCCAGCACACCAACCATGCATCTCACCCACACCCGTCAAAGTCCGAAAAGCGATCGCCATCGGAGTCCACGGCTTCTTCCCAGCGGCCTTTCTCCACCGTTTCGTCGGCCCACCCACCGGCACCTCAATCCGCTTCGCCAACTACGCAACAGCAGCCATAAAACAATGGTGCGAAACTCATCAACCCGAGATCAAAGACGTCGAAGTCGAAAaagtcgccctcgaaggcgaaggctaCATCGCCGGCCGCGTCGAGACTCTTTGGAAGCTTCTCCTCAACTGGCTCTCCCACCTTCGACAAGCAgacttcatcctcatcgcctgcCACAGCCAAGGCGTGCCAGTAGCAATCATGCTCGTAGCCAAACTCCTCCAACTCGGCTGCCTTTCCACCAACGTGCGCGTCGGAATCTGCGCCATGGCAGGCATAAACCTCGGTCCCTTTCCCGAATACAAATCCCGCTTCCTAGCCGGCTCCGCGAGCGAActcttcgacttctgcgACAGCACCTCCACCGTCAGTGTCGCCTACGCCGACGCACTCGAAATCTGCCTCCGCCACTCCGTCCGCATTACCTTCTGCGGCAGTCTCGACGACCAACTCGTCAGTCTCGAAAGCGCCCTCCACACACCTTTATCCCACCCGTACGTCAGTcgcatcgtcttcatcgacgGCCGACTGCACACGTCCAATTTCCTCACCcacctcgtcgtcttcgccaCTAAACTCCGCAACCTCGGCGTCAGCGACCACGGCTTGTTGCGGGAACTCAGCTCCCCTCTCGCGGGCAGTATCGTGGGTGGAGAAGGACATAGTCGTGTCTACGATGATGCGCAGGTGTACATGCAAGCGGTGGAATTCGCTTTGGAAAGCACCGACGTCGTGGCTCCTCTACCCAACAAACCCACCCCTATAATGACAACGACGACCAAAGACGACCTCGCCGCTGACCAAAAGCGAAAAAGTCTCGACGACCGCCGCGCGCAACAAGCCGCCTACCCGAAAAACATGCGCGCGGCAAACCACATGCGCCGCGGATCATTGACGTTCCTCTCCAATCCATCACCCGGAATCGCGCCTGTCATCGCTGCCTACGGTACCACTACGGCCATCGGTCCCGGCGGGCCGAGTGAGGCAGCGAAAAATCCTTTCGTCTTACCGTTTGCCGTGCGAGGGATGTTGGAGGAGCGCTTGGTGAAGGAAGACGAGAAATTACAGAAAGAAGTAAGGGAATTGATTGGGGAGTTTGAGAGTTGGCGGCCGGTCAGTAAGGTTTTGAAGGATGTACGATGGAGGTTGGAGGGGGTGAGGAGTATGTTGTGATTCGTGGATGGGATGTGAAATGAAGACGAAGGGCATGTTTTGACGATGAGATCAAGGGTTTTGGAGTTGCTTGAGCGTTTCAGCGGGTTGCATTAGTTCTACATTTCGCGTGGACGATTGCACGCTTTTTGGAGTCTACATCCGGGCACTGTGCCATACATAGAGGATATACAGATGTCGACGTAATAGATCATGCGACTGACGAGGGCGACGTACGAACAAAGAACAGCCTTGGGGTCGAAGCTCATGATCCCCTCTTCTTCGATTTCCTCGCTCAGAAGCGACCTCGagatcgacatcgacatgccAAAACTGAGAGCTTCACTCATACAGCTGCGGGATGCTCCACCCCGTTGATCTGAGCTGACGTTCTGTGGAAGCATCGATAAACAGCAAAGCACCTGTAACCTCGGTGCTCGCGCCCGACTGCATGCACCGAATGCCTTCGTCCTATGCAATTCGCGCGACAGTTGGGGAAAAGTACATTGCCTCCAACCGTCGACGTTTAACAGTACCGATATTCATGCACCACTCCCCGAAATCCTCCGCGCAGTTCTCACTCGGTTGGCTGAGTTTATGCACTTTGAGCTCGATTTTCTCGTGCAGGATGTACTGCTATCGATCAGACAGTTAAAAAGCGCCGTAGCCTGCTTGTCTCGTGCACCGACAGCTCACAGGCTTGAggttgtcgatgtcgacgaaGGCGTGGCAGCGGTCTGCAAGCTGACTGTGTGATCGTGGATTTCCTTTGCGAGCCCGTGGCGAGTGTGGTATCCAAAAATCGATCGAGGAGGCATAGCGCAGCTTGTGGCGTTTCGGTACTGGCACTCAGTACGGGCTGTATACGCCTTTCGCTTGGCTCAAGGACGCATTTTGTCCGCATGGGGTGATTGCTCGTGTCTAACCAGTTCAGACCGAGTTAGTTTGTCTTGATCCATCAACGCGTAGCTTCGCTTCAATCCGCAACAATGACTTGATTTTCAATCCATTTCGCCAATCTCACACTCGGCTCATCAATGCCTCGATGAAAGACGTCAGCCACGTAGAGCGTACAAGGAATGATCACCGCCGCAGCAATGCCAAAGCCAATCTCCCGCGCGAACGCCGTCTCCACGCCCGTAAATCTCCAAACGAAGCTGAACATCGCATATCCGAAGGTATGAATTATGAATCCATGGACCAAGTACAGTCCGTAAGAGACCCGACCGAGATACTGTATGAAATTCGACCGAAAGAAGGCGCAGACCTTCGGCTCCGAGTTGAGGAGATGAAAGCAAATCATCGATCCGATGCAAGTGTAGAAACGTCGCTTTTCAGAGAAGTTGGATGGTATGAAGGGCATGAGGGCGCGCCAGCCGTAGGTATCCTGAGGTTCGAAAGGCTCCGACATCAAGATTAGGGAGAGAACCAGAATGAGACCACGGAACATGCTGTTCGTGCTTGACCGTTGCACAGGCTCCGAGTCTTTGTCCACGTCGTGGTATGGGACGGACGATGCCTGCCGCGAGAGGATGATCTCCGCTTCGAGCGCACCGGCCCAGaacatcatcatcgcccAGTTATCTTTGAGACAACccacgacgatgaggatggccAGTATTGCCATGCGGACATTGCTTTTCATCCCTCCGACGGCAAGTAGTGTGACGAATAATCCCATACTTGCGCGGAGTTCCACGGGAATCGTCCAGAGGTGAATGTCATACTCGAGAAAAGCGTCTCGATCCCAGTGGAAAGGCTCCCACAGCGACCAATTCGCATGCAACCAGCTTCCCAGCATGACAAAAATGTTCGCCTTTGCTTCCGGGTGGGGTTCCTGAAAGACCGTGAGCAGCGTCTTGTCATGCGCAATGCCTCGGGTCAGATCATATAGGCCCAGTTGTACTGCCAGACAGATAAATCCCGTGCTCGCGAGGACGGGCAAGAACAATCTCGGCCACCTCTTGACCGTGCTACCCATCAACGTCCGCGCAAATTTCGCCCACTCCTGCTCCCTCGCCAATTTAAGCGGCCTCCAACTCAGCGCAAATCCTGATATCAAAAAGAACATAGCCACCGCCGGATCTCCATCGCAGACCAGCCGAATGATGGGAAGTCTCAGCCATTGCGTATACGAGTTTCCCGTCTCTTGCTGTCGCTCGCCGGTATATCCCCAACCAATGCTGACATCGTGGGAGGAGTATGCGAGATGgcagatgaagacgatgaaggcAGCGACGCCGCGGAGGCCGTCGAGGTGGCCGGTTTGAGAGTTGACTTCCTTGGTGGAGCGGAAGAGGGTGAGGTTCcgggggtggaggaggtgggcgATTTGAGAGGTCCAGTGTCGCGTGCCCGCGCCGGCGGAGTCCAGCATCGCGAGCGGAACACGAGGAGGGAAGATGTTCAGCTTTGGAGACGCGATCGAGGGGAGTCGAAGGGCAGGGATTCGCCGGCGACTCCTTTGACGCTGACTCAGCGGGCTGGAGAGCCTGAGGCCGACGCCGACATCTCTCTTGCCCGTTCCGACTCACTTCGACGACACCTCGGAACGTAAGTATGAGTGGGAATTGTACATGTCGTTACGAGACAAGTCCATTGAATCTTGAATCGCCCTATTGCGTTCAGCGGGACGATATCAACAAGGTAATACAACGCCTCGGGTTGGTCCACGTCGGTAGCATCGGATGACGATCAAAGGATCAACCTTGCGGACGAGTATAACACAAACCTACTCCGCCTCATACAACTATACAGCGTTATTGAATATCTCAAGAACGCTATACCACGATTGCTACACGAGAGATGGGGTATTCAACTCGCCACATCCCACTTGATACCATGATCTTCTAACAACATCATACAGTTCAATCGGCACAGACTCCTCCCCGGAGCCATACTACGATCTCGGCACCTACAAATGGACAGTAACCTCGGACTCTCCAGAAGCCCGGCTATGGGCTAATCGGGGCCTGATCTGGGCTTATTCATTCAACCACGAAGAAGGCATCAAATGCTTCAAAGAAGCCGTCAAACACGATCCTTCCTGCGCCATAGCCCACTGGGGCGTCGCCTTCTGTTCCGGACCCAACTATAACAAAGCCTGGGCGCTCTTCGGACGGGAAGACGTCTTGAAATCCTCTCAGCTCGTCAAAGATGCTCTGGACCGAGCCCTCGAATTGTCAACACAAGCATCTCCTGCGGAACAGAAGTTGATCAAGGCGCTTGGTGCTCGGTTTCCGCCGGTGGGCACTATCCCGGACGACTTCTCTCCTTTGAATCGCGCGTATGCCGACGCCATGCGACCTGTGTATGAGGCTCACCcggatgatgtcgatgtcgctGCTCTGTTCGCTGAAGCCTTGCTATGCATCTCTCCGCGCGGGCTGTGGGACTTGGACACGGGAAAGCCGACGGGTGATCACACGGTGGAAGCTCAGAATGTCATCGAGAGAGCCTTTGAGTCGCCTGAGGGTTTCGCTCATCCGGCTCACTGTCATCTTTACATCCACTTGTTAGAAATGAGTCCTGTCCCCGAACTCGCCCTCCCCGCCGCCGACCGTCTCCGCGGCATGGTCCCCAATGCCTCGCACATGCTGCACATGCCCACCCACATAGATGCCGCAGTTGGAGACTACCGCCGGGGCATCTCCTCCAACGACGAAGCCATGGCCGCCGACGACGCATACTTCGCCAAACTCGGCCCTCTCGACTGCCTCCTCTACCGCGCCTACCGCGCCCACTACGTCTCCGCAAAATTGTACTCCTCCATCATGGCCGGCAGATATTTCGATGCTCTGTCGGCGGCCAACAAGATGGAGGAAATTCTGCCAGAATACATCCTCACCGCTCCATCCCGGCTTCCCCTGGCGGACATCATGGAACCCTTCCTCGGCAGCAAAGCCCACGTGCTCATCCGCTTTGGGCGGTGGGAGGACATCCTCAACTTACCCATCCCCTCGAATCGCGAACTGTACTGCTCCACGTACGCCGTCACCCTCTACGCTCGGGGTATCGCTCTCAGTGCTCTAAACCGCATTcccgaagccgaagccacCTACCAAGAATTCCTGCTCGCCCGCGAAAAAGTGCCCATGACCCGGCTCAACAGCATTCCCGTGCGGCAATACAACGTCCTCGGCGTCGCGGAAAAGATGCTAGCGGGTGAAATCGCCTACCGTAAAGGCGATTTCGACACagccttctccatcttccgcGAAGCAGCCGCTCGAGAAGATAACCTACAATACTCCGATCCGCCGCCTTGGATGCAGCCGGTGAGACATGCGTTGGGAGGACTCCTGCTGGAGCAAGGGAGagtggcggaggcggagagggtgtTCCGTGAGGATTTGGGGTGTGCGGAGGGGTATCCGCGGCGGAAGGCGAAGTTGAACAATGTTTGGGGATTGCAGGGGTTGCACGAGTCGCTCGTGAGGGGCGGGAAAGAGGATGAGGCGAGGTTAGTAAAGCCGGGGTTGGATGTTGCGATGGCGGGTGCGGATGTGGAGTTGAATGTTTCGTGTTTTTGTCGGTTGGAGAAGGTTGGGCAGGGGAAGGGATTTTGTTAGGTGTGGAAGCTGGGAGAACCGAGCCTACTCTGGGGAATGTCTCTCGTTGATTTTGGAAGCCATTGTACGGCGTTCTGTCATTCGTCACATCAGAGCATTGCAATCCATCTAGTTAGCAGACCATATAACGCATCTTTACGCATGCAGAGCCGTCCCAATTGCCCACTTCCACACACACACCACTTCTCGTAACTCCATCTATAGCTTTGGATTCAACTTCCCGTCTTGCTCCACATCGAGTCAAATCATATTCCTCAACTCCTGCCCCGCACAAAACCTCCTCAGATTCTCCGCAATCAGCCCCTCACTCCCCTGCGGCCTCCCACCCGCCGCATGCGGACTAACAATCGTATTCGGCGTCTTCCACAGCCTCGACTCCGCGGGCAGCGGCTCCTTCGCGAAAACATCGAGCGCCGCACCACCCAGCTTACCCGCATCCAACGCATCCGCCAGCGCTTCCTCGTCGATCGTCGTTCCGCGGCCCACATTCACAACCCATGCATGATCCGGTAGCTTCGCAATCTTCGCGGCGTCGAGAGCGTTGTTTGTGCTCTCGCTACCCGGGAGGATCATAACCAACGCATCCGTCTCGGCGAGCGTGGCGTCGAGATCCTGGTCGGAGACGACTTGGATGCCATTTCGGATGCCAGCTGATCGAGCAACACCCGTGACTTTCGCTCCCAGTCCGACGAGAGAAGGCGTCAATGCTTTGGCGATATTCCCAAATCCCCAGATCGTCACTCTCGCATCTCTCAACGTTGTAAACTTCCCCTTCGGTCGATCAGGTTGCGGACCACCGAGATGACCCGGCCACTTCCCCTGCAGCTGATGGTCCCGCATCTCATAGAATCGTCTCGCGGCATTGAGGAGAAGGGCAAGAGTATGTTCCGCTACAGTATAGTCATGCAGCGAAGATCCCGTGGTAACGATGACCGACTTGTCGAATCCCGC encodes:
- a CDS encoding hard surface induced protein 3-like protein (Related to hard surface induced protein 3 (Chip3)); translated protein: MLDSAGAGTRHWTSQIAHLLHPRNLTLFRSTKEVNSQTGHLDGLRGVAAFIVFICHLAYSSHDVSIGWGYTGERQQETGNSYTQWLRLPIIRLVCDGDPAVAMFFLISGFALSWRPLKLAREQEWAKFARTLMGSTVKRWPRLFLPVLASTGFICLAVQLGLYDLTRGIAHDKTLLTVFQEPHPEAKANIFVMLGSWLHANWSLWEPFHWDRDAFLEYDIHLWTIPVELRASMGLFVTLLAVGGMKSNVRMAILAILIVVGCLKDNWAMMMFWAGALEAEIILSRQASSVPYHDVDKDSEPVQRSSTNSMFRGLILVLSLILMSEPFEPQDTYGWRALMPFIPSNFSEKRRFYTCIGSMICFHLLNSEPKVCAFFRSNFIQYLGRVSYGLYLVHGFIIHTFGYAMFSFVWRFTGVETAFAREIGFGIAAAVIIPCTLYVADVFHRGIDEPSVRLAKWIENQVIVAD